The following are encoded together in the Tripterygium wilfordii isolate XIE 37 chromosome 18, ASM1340144v1, whole genome shotgun sequence genome:
- the LOC119983931 gene encoding uncharacterized protein LOC119983931, with the protein MDGRGGCCIARYAGGTYNRSKVDRIMLRFRPIAPKPATGSVSNGQGPDQTEISPRSGRGKRRYSTNSNQSTKGGSRKRKSSSSQEKMDVIVTLPLLPENPERKDSPARVSTVEVLSPAQAHGAAPAWLSFDKSMENNDQIVVLDPTVAMMPQGVGVVGSYVTVECVTDTWVDGNGMGSTDEERVNNLWKETCPGFISDGSGRVMCTNGAFEDMVGAGDVPVVLVLKEKASAMMTMMWKAFTCRVRLQYTRGTEKISLMSPCDAWRMDGGGFAWRLDVKAALCLGR; encoded by the coding sequence ATGGATGGTAGAGGAGGGTGTTGCATAGCGAGATACGCCGGCGGTACGTACAACAGGTCAAAAGTGGACCGGATAATGCTTAGATTTCGGCCTATCGCACCTAAACCGGCCACCGGATCAGTTTCTAATGGCCAAGGCCCGGATCAAACCGAGATCTCGCCGAGGTCTGGGAGAGGGAAGAGAAGATACAGCACTAACTCCAACCAGAGCACAAAAGGCGGCAGTAGAAAGAGAAAGTCCTCTTCGAGCCAAGAAAAAATGGATGTAATCGTTACTCTGCCTCTGTTACCGGAGAATCCAGAACGGAAAGACTCGCCAGCTAGGGTTTCGACGGTGGAGGTTCTTTCACCGGCGCAAGCGCATGGAGCCGCACCTGCTTGGCTTAGTTTTGACAAAAGCATGGAGAATAATGATCAGATAGTGGTTTTAGATCCAACGGTTGCGATGATGCCTCAGGGGGTTGGGGTGGTGGGATCCTATGTTACGGTTGAGTGTGTGACGGACACGTGGGTGGACGGCAATGGCATGGGGAGTACAGATGAGGAGCGAGTGAATAATCTGTGGAAAGAAACGTGTCCAGGGTTTATATCAGACGGTAGCGGTAGAGTGATGTGTACAAATGGAGCGTTTGAGGATATGGTGGGAGCAGGGGATGTACCAGTGGTGTTGGTATTGAAAGAGAAGGCGTCGgcgatgatgacgatgatgtgGAAGGCGTTCACTTGCAGAGTGAGGCTGCAGTACACGCGCGGGACGGAGAAGATCTCGCTCATGTCGCCTTGCGATGCGTGGAGAATGGACGGAGGTGGGTTTGCATGGAGACTTGACGTCAAGGCTGCTCTCTGTTTGGGCCGTTGA